Proteins from a single region of Flavobacterium sp. K5-23:
- a CDS encoding DpnI domain-containing protein, translated as MKVQLKSEITCPNCGHKKVEDMPTNACQFFYECENCKTILKPKEGDCCVYCSYGTVPCPPIQENKSCC; from the coding sequence ATGAAAGTCCAATTGAAATCAGAAATCACTTGTCCAAACTGCGGACATAAAAAAGTGGAAGATATGCCAACAAACGCTTGTCAATTCTTTTACGAGTGTGAGAATTGCAAAACGATTTTGAAACCAAAAGAAGGAGATTGTTGTGTTTATTGCTCCTACGGAACAGTACCTTGTCCACCAATCCAAGAGAATAAAAGTTGTTGTTAA
- the merTP gene encoding mercuric transport protein MerTP, which produces MKSENKLIGAGLLTAITASLCCITPVLALIAGTSGLASTFSWIEPFRPYLIGLTILVLAFAWYQKLKPQKEIDCECETDEKPKFTQSKTFLGIVTVFTIVMLAFPYYSGIFYPNTKKQIIVVDKVDIQTIEFKISGMTCASCEEHVNLEVNKLNGIVNAKASYENGNAVIEFDRTKTNEMEIEKAINSTGYKVTNKKEN; this is translated from the coding sequence ATGAAAAGTGAAAATAAATTAATCGGTGCAGGTTTGTTAACTGCAATTACAGCTTCGTTATGCTGTATTACACCTGTTTTGGCTCTAATTGCTGGTACAAGCGGACTTGCTTCGACATTCTCTTGGATAGAGCCTTTTAGACCGTATCTAATTGGGCTTACAATTTTGGTCCTTGCTTTTGCTTGGTATCAAAAACTAAAACCTCAAAAGGAAATCGACTGTGAATGCGAAACGGACGAAAAACCCAAATTTACGCAGTCAAAAACCTTTTTAGGAATAGTAACTGTGTTTACAATTGTAATGTTGGCTTTTCCTTATTATTCTGGAATTTTTTACCCTAACACCAAAAAACAAATAATCGTAGTTGATAAAGTGGACATTCAAACAATTGAATTTAAAATTAGTGGAATGACCTGTGCCAGTTGCGAAGAACACGTAAATCTCGAAGTAAATAAACTCAACGGAATTGTAAACGCAAAAGCGTCATACGAAAATGGAAATGCAGTCATTGAATTTGACAGAACGAAAACCAATGAAATGGAAATTGAGAAAGCAATTAACTCAACAGGATACAAAGTAACCAACAAAAAAGAAAACTAA